In Salmo trutta chromosome 16, fSalTru1.1, whole genome shotgun sequence, a genomic segment contains:
- the LOC115150265 gene encoding SUZ domain-containing protein 1, whose amino-acid sequence MEDEEVCESWEEAADSGEIERRLEAKLKISQKAKKASISSGSSPIRTAMVIQDESLPAAPPPQIRILKRPSSNGSLGSSGSSNRPTQQPKSLAQREAEYAEARRRILGSASSEETPQEKPRPERPVRVSAQPQPELVSLNNHVIRQPTGPDGTSGFRRYR is encoded by the exons ATGGAAGATGAAGAGGTTTGCGAAAGTTGGGAGGAAGCTGCAGACAGCGGG GAAATTGAGAGAAGACTTGAGGCAAAGTTGAAGATAAGCCAGAAAGCAAA GAAAGCAAGCATCAGCTCAGGTAGCTCCCCTATTCGAACTGCCATGGTTATCCAGGATGAATCTCTACCTGCAGCCCCCCCACCTCAAATCCGAATTCTGAAGCGCCCCTCAAGTAATGGTTCCTTAGGGTCCTCTGGTTCATCCAATCGCCCCACCCAGCAGCCGAAGTCACTGGCCCAGCGAGAGGCAGAGTATGCCGAGGCCCGCAGGAGGATTCTGGGTAGTGCTAGCTCTGAAGAAACGCCTCAGGAAAAACCCAGGCCAGAAAG ACCAGTGCGAGTGAGTGCCCAACCACAGCCAGAACTGGTTAGTCTGAACAATCACGTGATCCGCCAACCCACAGGCCCAGACGGTACCTCAGGCTTCCGTCGCTACAGATAG